The genomic stretch GCGGTGGCCCCGATCGGCGCTGCCCGGGCGGCGCGTCACCCCGGCGATACGGGGCGCGACCACGGGCAGCAAGCACCCATCACCCTAGCAGAGGGCGTGAGAGCAGCCCCTCCAGCCTAGGTCGGGGGGCAATCACCGTCAAACCGGCGCAGTCGGGCCGTCACCTGCGGCGACAACCGACCGGAAGCGGGGGATTTCGCTGATGCCGACAACGTGCCAGGCGCGTCGACGGTTGATGATGCGGCGACATCGCTGTTACCGTGCCCGATTGCGGTCAGCGTCTCCAGTTCCGGGATGTCGCCGCCAGGCAAGACCGGACACGGTGGTGAATCGTTCGGCACGGTGAACCCGCTTCAGCGCCCGGCCATGGCAGGGGGCAGGTCCAACCCGCGCCGGCGGGCGGCCACAATCGGTCGGTACACAGGCTGTGGATAACTTGTGGAGGACGACCGGTGCGGCGTCCGGGTGGGTGTGAGGTCACACCGCTCGGTACCAGGGCATCCGGCCAGCCGGGGGACGGTGGCGTCCGGGGAGCAGAGGCGAGGGGGTGGCACGACGGTGGCCGGTACGACTGACCTTGCCGCGGTGTGGACGGCGACGACGGACGAGCTCGCCGACGAGATCATCTCCGCGCAGCAGCGGGCATACCTGCGGCTGACCCGGCTGCGGGCCATCGTCGAGGACACCGCGCTGCTCTCGGTGCCGGACGCGTTCACCCGGGACGTGATCGAGTCACGGCTGCGCCCGGCCATCACCGAGGCGCTCACCCGCAGGCTGGGTCGGCCGATCCAGGTCGCGGTGACCGTCCGCGTACCCGAGGACGGGCAGCCGACCGGCACCGTCTACCGCAGTCCCCCGGAGACCGGTACCCAGGACGGCCCGGTCGACTTCGACGCTCGGGGGTCGGACGTCGGCCCCGCCGGTGACCCGGGCCGGCAACAGCTCCCGCTGATTCCGGAACAGCCGCAGCCGGGCCGGTTCGACCGGCCGATGGCGGAGGTGTCACCGGCCGACGGCGGTGGGCGTACCGGCCCTGCGGTGGTCGACGGCCAGGAGATGCTCTTCGGCCACGCCTTCGGCGAGCCGGCCAGGCCGCACGACCGACCGACCGAGGTGCCCCGGCGGCCCGCCGACCGGCTCGGCTTCACCGAGCAGGCCGGCCGTCTGGACCCGCCGCCCAGCGGCCCGCGTGGCTTCCCCGGTCGGTACGGCGAGGACCACGGCGTCTCCCCCCGCGACCAGCACGTCATGCGGGCGATGCCCGACAGCGGCACCGACAGCGGGCCCGGCCGGGGCAGCGCCGACCACCGTCCGGTCGGACGTGACGACCGCCGACTGCCGGCCGGCGCGGACAGCGGCGGCAACCGCCTCAACCCGAAGTACATGTTCGAGACGTTCGTCATCGGTTCCTCGAACCGGTTCGCGCATGCGGCGAGCGTGGCGGTGGCCGAGTCACCGGCGAAGGCGTACAACCCGCTCTTCATCTACGGCAGTTCGGGGTTGGGCAAGACCCACCTGCTGCACGCCATCGGGCACTACGCCACCACGCTGGGCAACGCCCGCTCGGTCCGGTACGTCTCGACCGAGGAGTTCACCAACGACTTCATCAACTCGCTCCGGGACGACAAGACCAGTGCGTTCCAGCGCCGCTACCGCGACGTCGACATCCTCCTGATCGACGACATCCAGTTCCTGGAGAACCGCGAGCGCACCCAGGAGGAGTTCTTTCACACCTTCAACACGCTGCACAACGCCAACAAGCAGATCGTGATCACCTCCGACCGCTCGCCGAAGCAGTTGGCGACGCTGGAGGACCGGCTGCGGACCCGGTTCGAGTGGGGCCTGCTCGCCGACATCCAGCCGCCGGATCTGGAGACCCGGATCGCGATCCTGCAGAAGAAGGCGGCCCAGGAGCGGCTGTACGCCCCACCGGACGTGCTGGAGTTCATCGCCTCCCGGGTGTCGAACTCGATCCGGGAACTGGAGGGCGCCCTGATCCGGGTCACCGCCTTCGCCAGCCTGACCCGGTCGAGCGTGGAGCTGGCGCTGGCCGAGGAGGTGCTGCGGGACTTCATCCCGGACGGCGCCGGCCCGGAGATCACCGCCGACCAGATCATGGTGGCCACCGCCGACTACTTCGGCGTCAGCCTGGAGGACCTGCGTGGGCACTCCCGCTCGCGGGTGCTGGTCAACGCCCGACAGGTGGCCATGTACCTGTGCCGGGAACTGACCGACCTGTCGCTGCCCCGCATCGGGCAGGCGTTCGGAGGTAGGGACCACACCACGGTCATGCACGCCGACCGCAAGATCCGTCAGCAGATGGCCGAACGGCGCTCGCTCTACAACCAGATCGCCGAGCTGACCAACCGGATCAAGCAGAACACCTGAGGCGTACGCCCCGCCCCACACAGCGGTGTCGACGACCCGACCGGAGCCTCGGCCGGGTCTCTTTTTGGTCTCGACCGTGGACCCTCGACGAGGTGTAGACCACACCATCGAAGGCGTGTCCGCTCCGGCCCGCGCTCGTTGGCCACAGCTCGTTGTCCACCGCCTGTGGACAACCACGCACGGTCGATGCCCGGTTACCCACAGGCTGTGGAGAAACCCTGGGGACAACGCTGTGGACACCTGTGGACGACTGGGGAAAACTCGTAGCTCTGTCCACCGACGACGGTCCGCCTGTGGGAAACCTGTTGAAGGTTCTGGGGATGACGGTGTCCAAGGCGGTCGCGGCTGTCCACAGGACTGGGGACAAAGTCGGTGGATAACCGGTGGATAACCGGTGGACGACGGTGGACAACGAGGTGCACGACGACCGCCTGTGGACCGGTGGGCGAGTTTTCCCCGGGTTATCCACAGCGAAACCACCGGTGGATAAACACCCTGACCTGCGCCGATGCGAGTTCTCCACAGTTTGCACAGGTGCGATGAAGACGATGAGTTATCTCTTCTGAAAGAACGAAAACCAATCATCACCGTTGGACTTCCTGTGGATCGGGCCGAAGCTGTCGGAGGCACCCGTCAGCATCGACTCGATCGCCGGGGTCGGGCGCACAGCCGATACCCTCGCGCCCTAAGGTTCGATGGGTACCCGCACGCCAGGTGGGTCGGTGGGTAGCGGCCGGCATGAGAAAGTTGACGACGTCGACGTCGACGCGGAGGCATTGATGAAGTTCCGAGTGGAGCGCGACGCGCTCGCCGAGGCCGTGGCATGGACCGCGAAGAGCCTGCCCAGCCGGCCGTCCGTACCGGTGCTGGCCGGGGTGCTGCTCCGGGTTACCGAGGGCAGCCTGCAGGTCTCCGGCTTCGACTACGAGGTCTCCAGCCAGGTGACCGTGGAGGTCCAGGGTGACGCCGACGGCGCCGCGCTGGTCTCCGGCCGCCTGCTCGCCGAGATCACCAAGGCGTTGCCGGCCAAGCCGGTGGACATCGCCGCAGTCGGCGCCCACCTCGAACTGGTCTGCGGCAGCGCCCGGTTCACCCTGCCCACCATGCCGGTGGAGGACTACCCGGCCCTGCCCGAGATGCCGGAGAGCGCCGGCACCATCGCCGCCGCCGCCTTCGCCGCCGCCGTCGCCCAGGTGGCGATCGCC from Micromonospora craniellae encodes the following:
- the dnaA gene encoding chromosomal replication initiator protein DnaA encodes the protein MAGTTDLAAVWTATTDELADEIISAQQRAYLRLTRLRAIVEDTALLSVPDAFTRDVIESRLRPAITEALTRRLGRPIQVAVTVRVPEDGQPTGTVYRSPPETGTQDGPVDFDARGSDVGPAGDPGRQQLPLIPEQPQPGRFDRPMAEVSPADGGGRTGPAVVDGQEMLFGHAFGEPARPHDRPTEVPRRPADRLGFTEQAGRLDPPPSGPRGFPGRYGEDHGVSPRDQHVMRAMPDSGTDSGPGRGSADHRPVGRDDRRLPAGADSGGNRLNPKYMFETFVIGSSNRFAHAASVAVAESPAKAYNPLFIYGSSGLGKTHLLHAIGHYATTLGNARSVRYVSTEEFTNDFINSLRDDKTSAFQRRYRDVDILLIDDIQFLENRERTQEEFFHTFNTLHNANKQIVITSDRSPKQLATLEDRLRTRFEWGLLADIQPPDLETRIAILQKKAAQERLYAPPDVLEFIASRVSNSIRELEGALIRVTAFASLTRSSVELALAEEVLRDFIPDGAGPEITADQIMVATADYFGVSLEDLRGHSRSRVLVNARQVAMYLCRELTDLSLPRIGQAFGGRDHTTVMHADRKIRQQMAERRSLYNQIAELTNRIKQNT